TACTCCTGCGCAAGCTCCAGGGCCTTGGCAAGCGGGACAATCCCGACCTGCTCGCCGCTGGGACCGACAAGTCGCACCTCGGGAACGCGAATCCGGTCGTTGATGCGGGGCTCGGCGCTGATGGATCCTCCTCGGTAGCACCGCGCGGCGGTCTGGCGGACAGCCGCGCAACGTCTCTTCTTCTGTCGACCTGGCCGGTGCCGGAACGCGAAAATGCCCCGGAGGGTCACGGGCGGGGCTCCTGCACTACCGGAACACCGCCGCGCTGAACGCGGGGCATCGAACGGAATCCGTCTCGGGGGACGGCGTCCGTCTGACCGGTGACCCGTCGCCCGAAGGGCGACCGGGTGGGAGTTCGGAGCCTCCACTTGCGGGCCGGGCACACAGGCGTCCGGCCGGTCGTCACACCAGATTAGCAGTTCCCGGCAGGTGGGGCGAACCGCTGCGCGGGGCCCTGTGGACCGGGCACCCGTGGGCGGGGCCTATCGTGTCCGTCATGAGCGACCCCAGCCAGGACAGCCCGGCCGCCGGAGACAGTGCGCCCGGCGCCGATTTCGACACCATGACCCGTGACATCGCGGATGTTCCCGCGGTCGAGGTGATCACGACGGTGGCAGTGCACCTGATGAGTGCCGCCGCGGTCAACCTCGGTCTCGCCGAGGGCGGCGAGACCCACAAGGACCTGGACGAGGCGCGCAAGCTGATCCACGCCCTGGCGGGCCTGCTGGACGCCGGCACCACGGAGATCAGCTCCTTCCACGCCGCGCCCCTGCGCGACGGCCTGAAGTCGCTGCAGCTCGCGTTCCGCGAAGCGTCCACGGTGCCGGACGAGCCCGGCCAGGGTCCCGGCGAGAAGTACACCGGGGCGGTCTTCGGCCGCTGAGCCGGGCGGACTTCCGAACGCCCAACCGATGGGCCCGTCTTCGACCTGATCAGGGTCGCAGGCGGGCCCACCGGTCATCTCACGCCCGTACGTAGAGCGGCTTGTCTCAGGCCCGTACGTAGAGCGGCTTGCCGCCCGGAGTGGCGTCGGCGGGCAGCAGGGCGAGGTCGAGGCCGCGTACCAGCCGGGCGCGCAGGGTCTCGTCGGCGGCGAGCCGTTCGGCGATGCGCCGGGCGGCCGGTGCCGGGTCGGTGCCCGGGTCCAGGACCAGGGCGAGGGTCCCGTCGCCGGAGCCGGGGCCCAAGTGGGCGCGCTCGACGCAGGGTTCGGCCGCGACCGCCTCCCGTACCGCCGTGATGACGGCCGGGTCGGCCAGCGGATCGGCGCTGGTGCGGCCCTCGGCGAGGGCCAGCAGCGCCGGGCCGGTGAGCGGATAGACGACGGGGCCCGCGACGTCGAGGAGCAGGGTGTCCGCCTTCTCGTGGGCGGCGGCCTGCAGTGCCTGGTGCAGCGGGACGGCCACCGGTCGCGCCGCCGGGTCCCAGCGCGCCAGCGACTCGGTGGAGGTGAAGGCGGGCAGCGCCTTGCGCGTGCCCGCCTTCAGCGTGGGCACCGCCATATCGCTGGTCTTCTCGTGACGCATGCCGTTCTCATCCGTCTCCACCTCACCCAGCACCGCGACGACCGGTACGAGCAGACGCGCGTCCTTCAGGGCCGCGAGCACCTGGGGTTCGGCGGCCGTGTCCGCCGCCCAGGCCGCGAGTGCGGCGGTGAGCCGGGGGTCGGCCGAGCCGTCGTCGTCTTGGAAGGCCGAGTCGGGGATGTTCTTGTTCGCCACGGTCGTCGACCCTATCCGGCGCCGGAGGGCGGTTCAGCGCGCGCCCGGGCGGCGGCCGCGCAGCAGGAACACCGCCGCGGCCACCAGGGCCAGGCCGAGGGCCGCGGCGGACGGTCCGGCCCAGCGGGCGATGGGGTGTTCGTCGCCCGAGCCGTCGGGCCCGGGGCCGAAGTGCGAGGCGCCGTAGCTCTTGGCGCTCGCACCGCGCTGTTCGCCCTTGCCGCCTTCGCGCAGCGCGGCCACCGGGTCCAGGAAGCCGAAGCCGCGGGAGTCGTCGTGGCCGCCCGAGGAGGTGGGCTTCGCGGTGCGTTCGAGCAGGCGCTTGATCTCGGCGGGGCTCAGCGAGGGGTGTGCGGAGCGGACCAGGGCGACGGCCGCCGAGACGAAGGCGGACGCGGCGCTGGTGCCCCAGCCCTGGTAGTAGCGGCGGTCCGGGTCGGCCATCACGATCTCCACGCCGGGTGCGCTCACCGTGGCGTACCAGCGCCGGGTGGAGAACGGGGCGCGGGAGCCGTAGCGGTCCACGGCCGTCGCGACGATCACCCCCGGATAGGCCGCGGGGTACGAGACGTGGTCGCCCTTCTCCCCGCCGTTGCCCGCCGAGGCGACCAGGACGGCGCCCTTCTTCAGGGCGTACTGCACCGCCGCGTCCTCGGCGGCGTCCGGATGGGCCGAGGCGGAGTCGTCGCCCAGCGAGAGGTTGATGACGTCGGCGCCGTTGTCGGCCGCCCAGCGGATGCCCTGGGCCAGGGCGCTGCCCCGCCTCTCGCGGGCCTTGCGGCGGGCGGGGTCGCCCTGCTCCAGGATCACCCGTACCGGAAGGATCTTGGCCTCGGGAGCGAGCCCGAGCACTCCGTCCTCGTTGCCCGCGCCGTGCCCGTGGCCCGCGATGATGCCCGCCATGGCGGTGCCGTGCCGGGCCCAGGTCCGGTCGCCGCGCTTCGCGCCGAAGCCGACCACGTCCTTGCCGGGCAGCACATTGCCCGCGAGGTCGGGATGCTCGGCGTCGACTCCGGTGTCCAGTACGGCGACGGTCACGCCCTCGCCCTTGGTGGTGCGCCAGGCCTCCTCGGCCTTGAGCGCTTCCAGGCCCCATTCCTTGGCCCGTACGGAGTCGGCGTGGGCGGCGACGGGAGCGACGAGCGCGAGCGCCGCCGCGAGGGCCACGGTGGCGACGGCACGGCGCCGGACCGAGGCCCGCTTGCTGCTCCTCATCGGCACTCCCGCTCCCTCACGTCGTCCGCCACCTCGTCCGCTCCCGCATCGGTCAGTCGCCGTCCGCGTCGTCACCGGACCCGGCCTTCTCGCGCAGGCTCCGCTCGACGCGGTCGGCGAGGCCCTTGGCGTCGTGTCCGAGTCCGGCCTGCGCGATGGTGGTCTTGGCGTCGGGGTCGACGGCCGCACCCGCGGCCTGCGGTTCGAACACCTTGCGGCCGTCGGCGAAGCCGGTCACCGCGTAGACCACCACGGGCGCGTCGGTCAGCACCGACACATGCCACGAGGCCCGCTGCGCGCTGCCGAAGTCGGCGGCCACGGTGCCCTCGACGGGATACGTGCGCGGCATCAGGTCCGCCCGGCGGTCGAGCCGCTCGTCCTCGAACCTGTCGTGCAGCGCCTGCATGGCCTCCTGCTCGCCCTTGGTGAAGAGCAGGCCGACGGTGGTGATCTGGCTGCGCGTGGCATCGGTGTACGTGGCCCGCAGCAGCCGCGAACAGCCCACCGGAGCCAGTGCCTTGCTCAGCAGCGGGTCGAAGGCGTCCTCGCAGCCCGAGTCGGGGGCGACGGCGATCCGGGTCCAGGTGCGGTCCGCCCCGCCGGGGCCCGCGCCGTCGCCGCGCACCCGGGGCGGGAACAGTGCGTCGACGGGGACGTTGTGCCAGAGCCCCGCCGCGTCCTTAAACCGCTCGGCCGCGGTGACCGCACCGTCCTCCCCCGCCAGCAGACTCCCGGCGGCGCCACCGCCGAGCAGCCCCACACCGAGCATGAGACAGGCGACGCCCGCCATCAGCCGCGGCGCCCGGCGCCGGGCGACCGGCCTGAGCCGGGTGGTCGCGTCGTCGACGTCATACGTGTCCGGCGCCGCGAACGTCACGAACGGCCGCCCGGCACCGGGTCCCGGCGTCAGGTCGACGGCTCCCCTGGCCCGCCGCTC
This is a stretch of genomic DNA from Streptomyces sp. NA04227. It encodes these proteins:
- a CDS encoding DUF1844 domain-containing protein; the protein is MSDPSQDSPAAGDSAPGADFDTMTRDIADVPAVEVITTVAVHLMSAAAVNLGLAEGGETHKDLDEARKLIHALAGLLDAGTTEISSFHAAPLRDGLKSLQLAFREASTVPDEPGQGPGEKYTGAVFGR
- a CDS encoding SseB family protein; the encoded protein is MANKNIPDSAFQDDDGSADPRLTAALAAWAADTAAEPQVLAALKDARLLVPVVAVLGEVETDENGMRHEKTSDMAVPTLKAGTRKALPAFTSTESLARWDPAARPVAVPLHQALQAAAHEKADTLLLDVAGPVVYPLTGPALLALAEGRTSADPLADPAVITAVREAVAAEPCVERAHLGPGSGDGTLALVLDPGTDPAPAARRIAERLAADETLRARLVRGLDLALLPADATPGGKPLYVRA
- the mycP gene encoding type VII secretion-associated serine protease mycosin; this encodes MRSSKRASVRRRAVATVALAAALALVAPVAAHADSVRAKEWGLEALKAEEAWRTTKGEGVTVAVLDTGVDAEHPDLAGNVLPGKDVVGFGAKRGDRTWARHGTAMAGIIAGHGHGAGNEDGVLGLAPEAKILPVRVILEQGDPARRKARERRGSALAQGIRWAADNGADVINLSLGDDSASAHPDAAEDAAVQYALKKGAVLVASAGNGGEKGDHVSYPAAYPGVIVATAVDRYGSRAPFSTRRWYATVSAPGVEIVMADPDRRYYQGWGTSAASAFVSAAVALVRSAHPSLSPAEIKRLLERTAKPTSSGGHDDSRGFGFLDPVAALREGGKGEQRGASAKSYGASHFGPGPDGSGDEHPIARWAGPSAAALGLALVAAAVFLLRGRRPGAR